Proteins from a genomic interval of Cupriavidus pauculus:
- a CDS encoding pilus assembly protein — protein sequence MRTSALSLAFALCMATAASPSLAEDIDLYTGLQPEAGKPNVLILLDNASTWDADANFTCSTAGVVSSNNAGKDVGALQCALYNAISSIRDSKTLFGNINVGLMMFGSGSNVGGRMRYPAAAPYKLPLMDGSGVDGFLTYLKTIDRQADNANNSQVGGGMQEAWAFFSGNTGLSGTKYTSPIDNPCQRNFIIYIGNAVNNGKPQDTGQNAFDSLVKAGASTAQQQEIVLPMNAKYQSSWGDEWARFLYQTDVRGNMDNRQNVTTYTIAVTDDKNPDYVQLAVSMGTNGGGKSYTVKLGAVNDLASALVSIFNEVQAVNSVFASVSLPASVNAQGQFLNQVYIGMFRPDATAGPRWMGNLKQYKVGYDKTGKLVLQDAVGESAISNAQTGFISPNAVSYWTAEAPLSYAGGAYGATVKDWPAKGYWQNSPSGAGWNLDSPDGEVVEKGGVGEMMRAQWLTSQGSRTLLTCNGIGNCPVGGALPSFDTSNTWLTGTSGVAAANSGTSGAAAIPASEMPKLIAWVRGQDVSAADTKTSKSMAGAEGEPGPGSPVTVRPSIHADVLHSRPAVVNYGGTTGVVVFYGTNDGVFHAVNGNQKAGMGTVRPGGEMWGFVAPEFLGKLSRLYTNSPEIKLSTTPDGITPTPKPRDYFFDGSTTVMQDMRDAANPRVMLYLTARRGGRLVYALDVSNPAVPRFAWKRSSDDIAELGQTWSQPKVARVRGYANPVIIMGAGYDPAEDSDPSPGVNTMGRGVIVLDAYTGNVVWSAQPSCAGASGTCTEVPAMTRAIPSDVTTVDRNSDGYVERIYVGDVGGNLWRADFETTAGNAPANWAMARLAALGGAANTNNARKFFYAPDVISTRGYDAVSIGSGDREHPLYSASATPGTAYNVVNRLYMIRDVNTMNLPATWTPLTEANLVDATSTPYDGSRSGFFITLVNPGEKAVNAPLTVAGYTSVGTNTPSVPKPGVCYPNLGIARSYSYSFLTSAGQNADRSIILDGGGFPPSSVFGVINVDKDGQPTVVPVLFGAGNQTGNAGGDDKSALGVQKVTLTGVGKRKRIYWYSETDRK from the coding sequence ATGCGCACATCCGCTCTCAGCCTCGCGTTCGCCCTCTGCATGGCCACGGCAGCGTCTCCCAGCCTGGCCGAGGACATCGATCTCTACACGGGGCTGCAGCCTGAAGCGGGCAAGCCCAACGTGCTGATCCTGCTGGACAATGCGTCCACGTGGGATGCCGACGCCAACTTCACGTGTTCCACCGCCGGGGTGGTCAGCAGCAACAACGCCGGCAAGGACGTGGGCGCGCTGCAATGCGCGCTCTACAACGCCATCAGTTCGATACGGGATTCCAAGACGCTGTTCGGCAACATCAACGTGGGCCTGATGATGTTCGGCAGCGGCAGCAACGTCGGCGGGCGGATGCGCTACCCGGCGGCCGCGCCGTACAAGCTGCCGCTGATGGACGGCAGCGGCGTGGACGGCTTCCTGACCTACCTGAAGACCATCGACCGCCAGGCCGACAACGCCAACAACTCGCAGGTCGGCGGCGGGATGCAGGAAGCCTGGGCGTTCTTCTCGGGCAACACGGGGCTGTCCGGCACCAAGTACACGTCGCCGATCGACAACCCGTGCCAGCGCAACTTCATCATCTACATCGGCAACGCCGTGAACAACGGCAAGCCGCAGGACACGGGGCAGAACGCGTTCGATTCGCTGGTCAAGGCCGGCGCCAGCACGGCGCAGCAGCAGGAGATCGTGCTGCCGATGAACGCCAAGTACCAGAGCAGCTGGGGCGACGAATGGGCGCGCTTCCTGTACCAGACCGACGTGCGCGGCAACATGGACAACCGCCAGAACGTCACCACGTACACGATCGCCGTTACCGACGACAAGAACCCCGACTATGTGCAGCTTGCCGTCAGCATGGGCACCAATGGCGGCGGCAAGTCGTACACGGTCAAGCTGGGCGCCGTGAATGACCTGGCGTCGGCACTGGTGTCGATCTTCAACGAGGTGCAGGCGGTCAACAGCGTGTTCGCGTCGGTCAGCCTGCCGGCGTCGGTCAATGCGCAGGGCCAGTTCCTGAACCAGGTGTACATCGGCATGTTCCGGCCCGACGCCACCGCTGGCCCCCGCTGGATGGGCAACCTCAAGCAGTACAAGGTGGGCTACGACAAGACCGGCAAGCTGGTGCTGCAGGATGCCGTGGGCGAGTCGGCCATCAGCAACGCCCAGACCGGCTTCATCTCGCCCAACGCGGTCAGCTACTGGACGGCCGAGGCACCGCTGTCGTATGCGGGCGGGGCGTACGGTGCCACGGTCAAGGACTGGCCGGCCAAGGGCTACTGGCAGAACAGCCCCTCCGGTGCCGGCTGGAACCTCGATTCGCCCGATGGCGAAGTCGTCGAGAAGGGCGGCGTTGGGGAGATGATGCGCGCGCAGTGGCTGACCAGCCAGGGCTCGCGCACGCTGCTCACCTGCAACGGCATCGGCAATTGCCCGGTAGGTGGCGCGCTGCCGAGCTTCGATACGTCCAACACGTGGCTGACTGGCACCAGCGGCGTGGCGGCGGCCAATAGCGGCACCAGCGGCGCGGCCGCGATCCCGGCGTCCGAGATGCCCAAGCTGATCGCATGGGTGCGCGGCCAGGACGTCAGCGCGGCCGACACCAAGACCAGCAAGAGCATGGCTGGCGCCGAAGGCGAGCCGGGGCCGGGATCGCCGGTGACGGTCCGCCCGTCGATCCATGCCGACGTGCTGCATTCGCGTCCGGCCGTGGTCAACTACGGCGGCACCACTGGCGTCGTGGTGTTTTACGGCACCAACGACGGCGTGTTCCACGCAGTCAACGGCAACCAGAAGGCCGGCATGGGCACCGTGCGGCCTGGCGGCGAGATGTGGGGCTTTGTCGCGCCCGAGTTCCTGGGCAAGCTGAGCCGCCTCTACACCAACTCGCCGGAGATCAAGCTGTCGACCACGCCGGACGGCATCACGCCAACCCCCAAGCCACGCGACTACTTCTTCGACGGCAGCACCACGGTCATGCAGGACATGCGCGACGCCGCCAATCCGCGCGTGATGCTGTACCTGACCGCCCGGCGCGGCGGGCGGCTGGTCTATGCGCTCGACGTCAGCAACCCGGCCGTGCCGCGCTTTGCCTGGAAGCGGTCCAGCGACGACATCGCGGAGCTGGGCCAGACGTGGTCGCAGCCCAAGGTCGCCCGCGTGCGCGGCTACGCCAATCCGGTCATCATCATGGGCGCCGGCTACGACCCCGCCGAGGACAGCGACCCGTCGCCGGGCGTCAACACGATGGGCCGCGGCGTGATCGTGCTGGACGCGTACACCGGCAACGTCGTGTGGTCGGCCCAGCCGTCTTGCGCCGGCGCAAGCGGCACCTGCACCGAGGTGCCGGCGATGACGCGCGCCATCCCGTCCGACGTGACCACGGTGGACCGCAACAGCGACGGCTACGTCGAGCGCATCTACGTGGGCGACGTGGGCGGCAACCTCTGGCGCGCCGACTTCGAAACCACGGCCGGCAACGCCCCCGCCAACTGGGCGATGGCCAGGCTGGCCGCGCTGGGCGGCGCCGCCAACACCAACAACGCGCGCAAGTTCTTCTACGCGCCCGACGTCATCTCCACGCGCGGCTACGACGCCGTGTCGATCGGCTCGGGCGACCGCGAGCATCCGCTGTATTCGGCGTCGGCCACACCGGGCACGGCCTACAACGTGGTGAACCGGCTCTACATGATCCGCGACGTCAACACGATGAACCTGCCGGCCACATGGACGCCCCTGACCGAAGCCAACCTCGTGGACGCTACCAGCACCCCCTACGACGGCTCGCGCTCCGGCTTCTTCATCACGCTGGTGAACCCGGGGGAAAAGGCGGTGAACGCGCCGCTGACCGTGGCCGGCTACACCAGCGTCGGCACCAACACGCCGTCGGTGCCCAAGCCCGGCGTCTGCTACCCCAACCTCGGCATCGCGCGCAGCTATTCGTACAGCTTCCTGACCAGCGCCGGCCAGAACGCCGACCGCTCGATCATCCTCGACGGCGGCGGCTTCCCGCCATCGTCGGTCTTCGGCGTGATCAACGTCGACAAGGACGGCCAGCCCACCGTGGTCCCGGTGCTGTTCGGCGCCGGCAACCAGACCGGCAACGCCGGCGGCGACGACAAGTCCGCGCTCGGCGTGCAGAAGGTGACGCTGACCGGCGTGGGCAAGCGCAAGCGGATCTACTGGTACTCGGAGACGGACCGGAAGTAG
- a CDS encoding LysR family transcriptional regulator: protein MREISLDRLRTLVAIADHGSFAEAARALHLAPPTVSLHIAELEQRVGAPLLSRKRGQVRPSAIGEVLVERGRRLLADAEQAFDDIRRQVEGLAGRARLGASTGAIAHLLPQALEVLRQQHPAIDVQIAVLTSQETLSRLANGTLDIGLVALPQPPVAGLVIKPWRRDPVMAFLPAHWQCPERVTPDWLATQPLILNDATTRLSRQTAEWFAAAGHQPVPRIQLNYNDAIKSLVASGYGAALLPHEATTPVPDPRIVMRPLRPALWRRLGIAHRAGPVERATQHVLDALWDLRLA from the coding sequence ATGCGCGAAATCAGCCTGGACCGCCTGCGTACGCTGGTCGCCATTGCCGACCATGGCTCGTTCGCCGAGGCGGCGCGCGCCTTGCATCTGGCGCCGCCCACGGTCAGCCTGCACATCGCCGAACTGGAACAGCGGGTCGGCGCACCACTCCTTTCGCGCAAGCGTGGACAGGTCAGGCCATCTGCCATTGGCGAGGTGCTGGTGGAAAGGGGTCGTCGGCTGCTGGCCGATGCCGAGCAGGCGTTCGACGACATACGGCGCCAGGTGGAAGGGCTTGCCGGCCGCGCGCGCCTGGGTGCGTCGACCGGCGCCATCGCGCATCTGCTGCCGCAGGCGCTGGAGGTACTGCGCCAGCAGCATCCCGCCATCGACGTTCAGATCGCAGTGCTGACCTCGCAGGAAACGTTGTCCCGACTGGCGAACGGCACGCTGGATATCGGGCTGGTCGCCCTGCCGCAACCGCCAGTAGCCGGTCTGGTGATCAAACCATGGCGTCGGGACCCTGTGATGGCCTTCCTCCCGGCGCACTGGCAGTGCCCGGAACGCGTCACGCCCGATTGGCTGGCCACCCAGCCGCTGATCCTGAATGACGCCACCACCCGGCTATCGCGCCAGACCGCGGAGTGGTTTGCTGCAGCGGGACACCAGCCTGTGCCACGCATCCAGCTTAACTACAACGATGCCATCAAGAGCCTGGTCGCTTCCGGCTACGGCGCGGCGCTGCTGCCCCACGAGGCCACGACGCCCGTGCCCGACCCGCGTATCGTCATGCGCCCACTGCGCCCGGCTTTATGGCGACGCCTCGGCATCGCGCATCGCGCCGGCCCCGTCGAACGCGCCACGCAGCACGTGCTGGACGCGCTGTGGGACCTCCGGCTCGCATAG
- the argC gene encoding N-acetyl-gamma-glutamyl-phosphate reductase: protein MSAPLVFIDGDQGTTGLQIHERLRGRTDLRVMTLAATERKDLRRRAEAINGCDIAILCLPDAAARDAVGAIVNPAVRVIDASSAHRTHADWTYGFPEMAPDQAAHIATAQRVTNPGCYPTGAIGLLRPLVQAGLVPASYPLSIHAVSGYSGRGRAGVEAYEGGDAVGAPPFQVYGLALAHKHPPEIQQHAGLAQRPIFVPAYGAFRQGIVLTVPFDARLLPHGVDGATLHACLAQHYAESRHVHVMPMNDGAEYLDPQVMNGTNDMQLRVSANAEHGHILLSAVFDNLGKGASGAAVQNLDLMLTRQ, encoded by the coding sequence ATGAGCGCTCCCCTTGTTTTCATCGACGGCGACCAAGGTACGACCGGGTTGCAGATCCACGAGCGGCTGCGCGGCCGCACCGACCTTCGCGTGATGACGCTGGCGGCAACGGAACGCAAGGACCTGCGGCGGCGTGCGGAAGCGATCAACGGCTGCGACATCGCCATCCTGTGCCTGCCCGACGCAGCCGCGCGCGACGCAGTCGGCGCCATCGTCAATCCTGCGGTTCGCGTGATCGACGCCAGTTCCGCGCACCGGACGCACGCCGACTGGACCTATGGCTTTCCGGAGATGGCACCAGATCAGGCTGCGCACATCGCCACCGCGCAGCGGGTTACCAATCCCGGCTGCTATCCGACTGGCGCAATTGGCTTGCTAAGGCCGCTGGTGCAGGCGGGCCTGGTGCCCGCCAGCTATCCGCTCAGCATCCATGCCGTATCGGGCTACTCGGGGCGCGGACGGGCAGGGGTGGAGGCGTACGAAGGCGGGGATGCCGTGGGCGCGCCGCCGTTTCAGGTGTACGGCCTGGCGCTTGCGCACAAGCATCCGCCGGAGATCCAGCAGCACGCGGGGCTTGCGCAGCGTCCCATCTTCGTGCCGGCCTACGGCGCGTTCCGGCAGGGCATCGTCCTGACGGTGCCGTTCGACGCGCGGTTGCTGCCGCACGGCGTGGATGGCGCGACGCTGCACGCCTGCCTGGCGCAGCACTATGCAGAGTCCCGGCACGTCCACGTCATGCCGATGAATGACGGTGCCGAGTACCTCGATCCGCAGGTGATGAACGGTACGAACGACATGCAGTTGCGCGTGTCGGCCAACGCCGAGCACGGCCACATCCTGCTCTCGGCGGTGTTCGACAACCTGGGCAAAGGCGCTTCCGGTGCCGCGGTGCAGAACCTCGACCTCATGCTGACACGCCAATAG
- a CDS encoding LysR family transcriptional regulator has translation MSERLDSRSLTLFLAVADALSFRQAAETLHLSQPPLSRAIRELEARLGVRLFDRNTKGVTLTAAGEKLLPYARNIARMLREAEAALATKGLPSNLRVGLTSAVEPAWFRGLAQRMQASHPETMVSTASDTSPRLIRQLRAGKLDAAFIALPTEVHGLDVLELDRLPMIAAIPSSHALAKRRTVGLADLARQPVFWFERARQPAFYDHCQTVFVRHGFAPSKLKEPADHHVLLADVANGRGIALLPKSFTAFRRAGVVYRPLAEGEELSVGIGLALPSDRTDIRDVLVAAARPKRPA, from the coding sequence ATGTCCGAGCGCCTTGATTCCCGATCCCTGACGTTGTTCCTTGCCGTAGCCGATGCGCTGAGCTTCCGGCAGGCGGCAGAGACGTTGCATCTGTCACAGCCGCCCCTGAGCCGGGCGATCCGAGAGCTAGAAGCGCGACTTGGCGTGCGACTGTTCGACCGGAACACGAAAGGCGTGACGCTCACCGCTGCCGGGGAAAAGCTGCTGCCGTATGCGCGAAACATCGCGCGAATGCTGCGCGAAGCGGAGGCAGCGCTGGCCACGAAGGGCCTTCCGTCGAATCTCCGGGTCGGCCTGACCAGCGCGGTGGAACCGGCTTGGTTTCGCGGCCTGGCTCAGCGCATGCAAGCCAGCCATCCCGAAACCATGGTGTCCACCGCTTCCGACACGTCGCCACGGCTGATCAGGCAGCTCCGCGCCGGCAAGCTCGACGCGGCGTTTATCGCACTGCCTACGGAAGTGCACGGGCTGGACGTGCTGGAACTGGACCGCCTGCCAATGATTGCCGCGATCCCGTCGAGCCATGCACTGGCGAAGCGCCGGACCGTCGGCCTTGCGGATCTGGCGCGGCAGCCCGTCTTCTGGTTCGAACGCGCGCGGCAGCCTGCCTTCTACGACCACTGCCAGACAGTCTTCGTCCGTCACGGCTTTGCGCCGTCAAAACTGAAAGAGCCGGCGGACCATCACGTCCTGCTTGCCGACGTTGCGAATGGCCGGGGCATCGCCCTGCTCCCGAAATCGTTCACCGCGTTCCGGCGCGCGGGGGTCGTGTACCGCCCGCTAGCCGAAGGCGAAGAACTTTCGGTCGGCATCGGCCTGGCCTTGCCGAGCGATCGGACAGACATCCGCGATGTCCTCGTCGCAGCGGCCAGGCCGAAGCGGCCCGCCTAG
- a CDS encoding carboxymuconolactone decarboxylase family protein, whose product MNADRYARGMRMLEAVDGATGQEVVKNLARSFPDFARYIVEFPFGDIYARDGLGLRERELATVAALCALGNASPQLRVHVHAALHVGCLPREVVEVVMQMAVYAGFPAALNGLSVVREVFAKSGIALPLD is encoded by the coding sequence ATGAACGCCGATCGTTACGCACGCGGAATGCGCATGCTGGAAGCCGTCGATGGCGCCACCGGTCAGGAAGTGGTCAAGAACCTCGCCCGGTCGTTCCCCGACTTCGCCCGCTACATCGTCGAGTTTCCGTTTGGCGATATCTACGCCCGCGATGGACTGGGCCTGCGCGAGCGCGAACTGGCGACCGTTGCGGCGTTGTGCGCGCTCGGCAATGCCTCGCCGCAGCTCCGCGTACACGTGCATGCGGCCTTGCACGTCGGCTGTCTGCCGCGCGAGGTGGTGGAAGTCGTCATGCAGATGGCGGTGTACGCGGGGTTTCCTGCCGCCTTGAACGGGCTCTCCGTGGTGCGCGAGGTCTTTGCCAAAAGCGGGATTGCGCTGCCGCTGGACTGA
- a CDS encoding YkvA family protein, with amino-acid sequence MAILTNLRAWARRIKRDGVTLWFACRHPGTPVLAKALCVFVVAYALSPIDLVPDFMPVLGYVDDVLLLPGLIWLAVKLMPDHVLADCRTQADRWFEARRDKPTSYWGIALVAGVWAAVIYAIWSALR; translated from the coding sequence ATGGCCATCCTTACCAACCTGCGCGCCTGGGCGCGACGCATCAAGCGCGACGGCGTGACGCTCTGGTTCGCCTGTCGGCATCCGGGGACGCCCGTGCTGGCCAAGGCGCTGTGCGTCTTCGTGGTCGCGTACGCGCTCAGCCCGATCGACCTGGTGCCCGATTTCATGCCGGTGCTGGGCTACGTCGACGACGTCCTGCTGCTGCCCGGCCTGATCTGGCTGGCGGTCAAACTGATGCCTGACCACGTGCTGGCGGACTGCCGCACACAGGCTGACCGCTGGTTCGAAGCTCGGCGCGACAAGCCGACCTCCTACTGGGGGATCGCGCTGGTGGCCGGCGTCTGGGCGGCCGTGATCTATGCGATCTGGTCGGCCCTCCGCTGA
- a CDS encoding Bug family tripartite tricarboxylate transporter substrate binding protein: MKALAHRAACIALAIAGLSLASVATGVRADTWPSKPIKLVVPFSPGGVTDATARIVAEGLSKRLGQPVVIDNRPGVSGILGTQLVARADADGYTIMEGTITTHAVNPFFYKKLNYDPLKDFVAVNLVGTVSNVLVVANDSPYKSVDQIVAALKAKPGSLTFGTAGPGSSQQLSGQLFQSITGTQLQQISYKGGAAAMTDLIGGQIDLVFETVAAAKPMLDGKRVRALGVSSSHALASLPGVLPLADQGLKGFEMQSWQGIFAPAGTPKPIVDRLSSEISAVVNTPAVLQRLRALGVEPQPMTPSTFAAFQKAEIAKWGKVTRDTGVQPE; encoded by the coding sequence ATGAAAGCCCTAGCCCACCGTGCCGCGTGCATCGCGCTTGCCATTGCCGGACTGTCGCTAGCCAGTGTCGCCACCGGCGTGCGGGCCGATACGTGGCCTAGCAAGCCGATCAAGCTTGTGGTGCCCTTCTCGCCCGGCGGCGTCACCGATGCCACCGCGCGCATCGTGGCCGAAGGCTTGTCGAAGCGGCTGGGACAGCCGGTCGTCATCGACAACAGGCCCGGCGTCTCGGGCATCCTGGGCACGCAACTGGTGGCGCGTGCCGACGCCGATGGCTACACGATCATGGAAGGGACCATCACGACGCACGCCGTGAACCCGTTCTTCTACAAGAAGCTCAACTACGACCCGTTGAAGGACTTTGTGGCGGTGAACCTCGTGGGCACGGTCAGCAACGTGCTCGTCGTGGCGAATGACAGCCCCTACAAGTCGGTGGACCAGATTGTCGCGGCGCTGAAGGCCAAGCCCGGTTCGCTGACCTTCGGCACGGCCGGGCCCGGCAGTTCGCAGCAGTTGTCGGGGCAGCTGTTCCAGAGCATCACCGGCACGCAGTTGCAGCAGATCTCCTACAAGGGTGGCGCCGCCGCGATGACGGACCTGATCGGCGGGCAGATCGACCTGGTGTTCGAGACGGTGGCGGCGGCCAAGCCGATGCTCGATGGCAAGCGCGTTCGCGCACTGGGGGTGTCGTCCAGCCATGCGCTGGCGAGCCTGCCCGGCGTGCTGCCGCTGGCTGACCAGGGCCTGAAGGGCTTCGAGATGCAGTCGTGGCAAGGCATCTTCGCGCCGGCCGGCACGCCGAAGCCGATCGTCGACCGGCTGTCGAGCGAGATCTCGGCGGTCGTCAATACGCCGGCGGTGCTGCAGCGGCTGCGTGCGCTTGGCGTCGAGCCGCAGCCGATGACGCCCTCCACGTTTGCCGCATTCCAGAAAGCGGAAATTGCAAAGTGGGGCAAGGTCACGCGCGACACGGGCGTGCAGCCTGAGTAA
- a CDS encoding SDR family NAD(P)-dependent oxidoreductase gives MSNAARTAMSGQIDFTGKVVVVTGATGGLGSAICRAFAEMGASVVAGYNRSADDALALARALPVPGPGQVSQIGHVAVPLPVTDSAALARSAAQVAEAFGRVDVLVNCAGTTRYVRHDDLDGLDDALIDMVLATNVRGPIAMVRAFRTLLEAADSPVIINISSVAARTAMGSNIAYCASKAALDNVTASLARALAPRIRVLSVSPGLVDTDFVRAMDPAWRDMQARLTPLGRLADPAEVATAVLVAAGAMPFTTGVAIPVDGGRPLY, from the coding sequence ATGAGCAACGCCGCGCGCACGGCCATGAGCGGGCAGATCGATTTCACGGGCAAGGTGGTCGTCGTGACCGGCGCCACCGGCGGACTCGGTTCCGCCATCTGCCGCGCATTCGCCGAGATGGGCGCGTCGGTGGTGGCCGGGTACAACCGCTCGGCCGACGACGCCCTGGCGTTGGCGCGCGCCCTGCCCGTGCCCGGCCCCGGCCAGGTCAGCCAGATCGGCCATGTGGCCGTGCCGTTGCCAGTGACCGACAGCGCCGCGCTGGCGCGCAGCGCCGCCCAAGTAGCCGAAGCGTTCGGCCGTGTGGATGTGCTGGTCAATTGCGCGGGCACCACGCGGTATGTGCGGCACGATGACCTCGACGGGCTCGACGATGCGCTCATCGACATGGTGCTGGCCACCAACGTGCGCGGGCCGATCGCGATGGTGCGGGCATTCCGCACGCTGCTGGAGGCGGCGGACAGCCCGGTCATCATCAACATCTCGTCCGTCGCGGCGCGGACGGCCATGGGCAGCAACATCGCCTACTGTGCGTCCAAGGCGGCGCTGGACAACGTGACGGCGTCGCTGGCCCGCGCACTGGCGCCACGCATCCGCGTGCTGTCGGTCTCGCCCGGGCTCGTCGACACCGATTTCGTGCGGGCGATGGACCCGGCCTGGCGCGACATGCAGGCGCGGCTGACACCGCTCGGCCGGCTTGCCGACCCCGCTGAAGTGGCCACGGCGGTACTCGTGGCCGCTGGCGCGATGCCGTTCACCACTGGCGTGGCAATTCCCGTCGACGGCGGGCGGCCCTTGTACTGA